GCTGCTTTCCACTCCGCCACCGTCGGTGGCTTTGAGCGACCTTCCGGGATATCGGGGATGGGGCTCTCTTCCTTCTTCTCTTCCTCGGTTGCGGCCGGAGCGGCCGTTTCCGTGGGGGTAGGCGCTGGAGCGGCAGCGGTGGCAGCCGTGGCGGCCGGTTCTTCCTTCTTCTCTTCCTTGCAGGCCAGCAGGGCAAGCATCAGGGTCGAAAGCGCTAGGGTCGTGGTCTTCATGGGAGCTCCTCAGTAGACCGAGAAATATATCGAAGCTGCGAGCCTGCGTAAGGGGCGCTACTTAGGCAGCTGTTTTTGGCTGGAACGGAGGCCCCCTACACCGGTGCCTCTTGGTTTGAGTGGCCGTTGGTTTCAGCGGCCGTTCGTTTCAGCGTGGCTGGTTTTGGGGGTGAGGGTGCGCCCGGGAGCAGATGAACAGAACTCGTTGCGACTTGGGCTGTCGACCACGGCGTGAGGTCGAGCAGCGCCCCCGCCCTCATTGGGAGGCCGCGCGTGTGGTATCCCCGGGTCCGCAACGGTTAGGCAGGGCACTTGTCGTCACTCCATGCCTTAGTTTCCTTACGGATTTACAATCAGTGGTTCAAAGTGACTCGCCCAGGCTGCTTCAGGTGTAGCGGACGTGCAGCGTCTAGGGACGCGGTGCCGCCTCCCCCAAACCCAAAATCCACGACAAAAGGGCTGATGCTGACTCACATTTGCCGCGCTTTGGACGCCAGGCTGAGGCCGCTTCTCGAACGCCATTCCGCTACGTCACACGCGCGTTACCAAGTGAGCGTTTCTCTCGCACTGCCATGGAATCGTCACGCAGGCTTTATCTCGGGGTCACGACGCATAGGCACTCTCCGCGCACCCAAGGAGGACTTCTATCATGCGAATTTCCCATCTAGCCTTAGCGTCCGCGATCGCACTGCTTCCCATCGCAGTGACGGCGTGTGGCAGTGACGACGACACGCCCGGCAGCGGCGGCAGCGGTGCCCAAGGTGGCGCTGGCGGCAGCGGTAACGGCGGCAGCGGAGCCGACGGCGGCACGGCTGGCAACGGCGGCAGCGCTGGCAACGGTGCACAGGGCGGCACCGCAGGCAACGGCGGAACGGCCGGCACTGGCGGAACCAGCTGTGACCTGAGCGGCGCTGGCCTCGAGCACGCCGACGTGACGGCTCCCGCAGCGGGCCAGACCGTGACCCTGACCAGCGACAAGGTCTGGGACCTGAAGGGCAAGATCAACGTGGGCGACGGCTCCACGATCGTCATCGAGCCTTGCACGCGCATCGAAGGTGATGGCGCATCCCTCGGCACCCTGGTCATCCAGCAGGGTGGCAAGATCATGGCCGAAGGCACCGAGGCAGAGCCGATCCTCTTCACCAGCGCGCTTCCCGAGGGAAGCCGTGGCCCCGGTGACTGGGGTGGCGTCATCGTTCTGGGCAAGGCGCCCAACTTCAAGATCAGCGGCACCGACCTGCCCAGCATCGAGGGTCTGAACCCCGGTGAAGGTCTCTACGGCGGCACCGATCCCGACGACAACAGCGGCGTGATGACCTACATGCGCATCGAGTATTCCGGTGTGGAAATCGGTGACGGCAACGAGATCAACGGTCTGACCCTCGGCTCCGTCGGCCGCGGCACCACGATGCACCACATCATGATCAGCAACACCCTCGACGACTGCTTCGAGTGGTTCGGTGGCACCGTGAACGCGCATCACCTGGTATGCAACAACGCCGGCGACGACATGTTCGACATGGACCAGGGCTACCAAGGCTCGGTGCAGTTCCTCTTCGGCCGCCAGGTTGCGCCCATCAGCGACGACCCGAACGGCTGGGAGTGTGACAGCGACAAGGGTGGCGCGGTCCCCGTGTCTCAGGTCACCGCGTCGAACGTGACGCTGTGCGGCCTCGGCACCGACCCGGCGAACCCGCAGTACGGCGCCGTGTTCCGTGAGGGCCTCGAAGGCGACTACAGCAACATGATCTTCAAGGGCTTCGAGGCGAGCTTCGACGTCCGTGACGACGCTGGCACCACCACCGCGCCCAAGGTCAAGGTCACCAACACCACCGTCAAGGGTGTGACCGAAGACATCGCGTACGCCGAGTCGGGCGCGACGGACAACGACAACGGCTTCGATGAGCAGGCGTGGTTCACCGCTGGCACCGGCAACTCCGTTGCTGACCCCGGCATCGACTGCGGCAGCGCTGGCGTGGCTCCGAACCCGGTCCCGACCACGGCGATCACTGGCGGCACTCCCCTCACCACTGGTGCGGCAGGCACGGCCACTGGCTTCGACACCTCGGCGACCTACCAAGGTGGCTTCGACACCGCGAACTGGATGTCGGCCCCCTGGTGCGATTGGGCAGCCAACTGAGCACCCTTTGCGCGCCCGCCACGGCGCGCTGTTAATGACCCAAGCCCGAACAGGCGGCTCGATTTCGAGTCGCCTGTTCTTTTTTTGTGCTTTGAGGAAGGCCCTGCGGCGCTGGTTGGTTGCCCTCGAACAGAACCTTCGCCGGGCGCAACGGGTTGCACCCAGGCCAAACGTGGTTCTATTGCCTCACTCGTGATCTCTTTCGTTCTCCTCGCCCTCAACATCTACAGCTGGATCGTACTCGGCTCGGCACTGTTGTCGTGGTTCGGGCTCTCCGAAGACAACCCGCTCGTCAAGATCAGCAACACGCTAGTCGAGCCAGTGCTCGCCCCAATCCGCAAGATCCTACCGTCTCTCGGCGGATTGGACTTCAGTCCCATGGTGCTCTACCTGGGTATTCGACTCGTCATCCGCCTGTTGGCTGCCAAAGCGGGCGTCTGATCTCACACCCTCCGCCTTATTGCCACGCGGAACTAAAGACACCAAAGCCAACAAGACACCACGAAGACACTTGGGCGTTGCCTTGACGCCATTGCCCCCAAGTTCTCCGTAATGTTTCCGCACGTCAACTAGTCCGACATGGCCCACTCCTATCGTGTCAATCCCGAGGGAGTGAAGCATGCAGTCACTGGTGGCCGATGCAGGATTGCTCGCGGCGGCGAGCTCTTTCGGTTTGGTTCTGCTCACCCACGGTTGTGTCCGCCGGGT
This sequence is a window from Polyangiaceae bacterium. Protein-coding genes within it:
- a CDS encoding YggT family protein; protein product: MISFVLLALNIYSWIVLGSALLSWFGLSEDNPLVKISNTLVEPVLAPIRKILPSLGGLDFSPMVLYLGIRLVIRLLAAKAGV